From the genome of Gavia stellata isolate bGavSte3 chromosome 3, bGavSte3.hap2, whole genome shotgun sequence, one region includes:
- the MCM4 gene encoding DNA replication licensing factor MCM4 isoform X1, which yields MSSPASTPSRRRGKRGRGSNPPTPQDARSPPSQKRRTDDSTSTGDLQPMPTSPPADVQSPSAPDALFSSPPQFRHSAIPLDFDISSPLTYGTPSSRVEGTPRSGVRGTPVRQRPDLGSVRKARQVDLHSDGPAEDVVATEQSLGQKLVIWGTDVNVASCKEKFQRFLQRFIDPLAKEDEDIGLDLNEPRYMQRLEEINMVGEPFLNVNCDHLRSFDENLYRQLICYPQEVIPTFDMAANEIFFDRYPDSILEHQIQVRPYNALKTRNMRSLNPEDIDQLITISGMVIRSSQLIPEMQEAFFKCQVCAFTTRVEIDRGRIAEPSVCKNCNTTHSMALIHNRSMFSDKQMIKLQESPEDMPAGQTPHTVALFAHNDLVDKVQPGDRVNVTGIYRAVPIRVNPRVSNVKSVYKTHIDVIHYRKTDAKRLHGVDEETEQKMFTEERVEILKELSKKTDIYERLSSALAPSIYEHEDIKKGILLQLFGGSRKDFTHTGRGNFRAEINILLCGDPGTSKSQLLQYVYNLVPRGQYTSGKGSSAVGLTAYVMKDPETRQLVLQTGALVLSDNGICCIDEFDKMNESTRSVLHEVMEQQTLSIAKAGIICQLNARTSILAAANPIESQWNPKKTTIENIQLPHTLLSRFDLIFLMLDPRDEAYDRRLARHLVSLYYQSEEKMEEEYMDMAVLRDYIAYARSYVNPRLSEEASQALIEAYVDMRKIGSGRGMVSAYPRQLESLIRLAEAHAKVRFSEKVETIDVEEAKRLHREALKQSATDPRTGIVDISILTTGMSATARKRKEELAQALRKLIQSKGKTPALKYQQLFDDLRAQSDTAVTKEMFEEALRALADDDFLTVTGKTVRLL from the exons ATGTCGTCGCCCGCCTCCACCcccagccgccgccgcggcaAGCGCGGCCGGGGCAGCAATCCCCCGACTC CGCAAGATGCTCGATCTCCTCCGTCGCAGAAGCGTAGGACAGACGACTCCACCTCCACCGGAGACCTGCAGCCCATGCCCACCTCCCCGCCCGCCGACGTGCAGAGCCCCAGCGCCCCCGATGCCCTCTTCTCCAGCCCCCCGCAGTTCCGCCACTCCG ctattCCTCTTGACTTCGATATCAGTTCACCTCTGACTTACGGCACACCCAGCTCCAGGGTAGAGGGCACTCCACGAAGTGGTGTACGAGGAACGCCGGTTAGGCAGAGGCCGGATCTCGGGTCTGTCCGTAAAGCCAGACAGGTTGATTTACACTCAGATGGG CCGGCTGAGGATGTAGTAGCAACTGAGCAATCTCTTGGACAAAAGCTTGTTATTTGGGGAACAGATGTTAATGTAGcctcatgcaaagaaaaattccaG AGATTTCTTCAGCGTTTCATTGATCCGCTGGCTAAAGAGGATGAAGACATTGGCTTGGATCTTAATGAGCCACGCTATATGCAACGACTTGAAGAG ATTAATATGGTTGGGGAACCGTTCCTGAATGTAAATTGTGACCATCTAAGATCATTTGATGAAAACCTTTACAGGCAACTGATCTGCTATCCTCAG GAAGTTATCCCAACATTTGACATGGCTGCCAATGAGATCTTTTTTGATCGTTACCCTGATTCAATATTAGAACATCAAATTCAAGTTAGGCCATATAACGCACTGAAGACTAGGAATATGAGAAGTCTAAACCCTGAAG ATATTGATCAACTTATCACCATCAGTGGTATGGTCATCCGAAGCTCCCAGTTAATCCCCGAGATGCAAGAAGCATTCTTTAAATGCCAGGTTTGCGCTTTCACCACCAGAGTAGAAATCGATCGTGGCAGGATTGCTGAACCATCAGTATGCAAGAACTGTAACACAACGCACAGTATGGCACTGATTCACAATCGATCCATGTTCTCTGACAAGCAGATG ATCAAACTGCAGGAGTCTCCTGAAGATATGCCAGCTGGACAGACCCCGCATACAGTTGCGCTGTTTGCTCACAATGACCTTGTTGATAAAGTTCAACCAGGTGATAGAGTTAATGTCACAG gTATCTACAGGGCAGTCCCAATTCGAGTTAATCCAAGGGTCAGCAACGTAAAATCTGTCTATAAGACCCACATTGATGTCATACACTATCGCAAGACAGATGCAAAACGCCTGCATGGCGTTGATGAGGAAACGgaacaaaaaatgtttacagaGGAACGTGTGGAAATTCTAAAAGAGCTTTCTAAAAAAACTGACATATATGAGAGACTTTCTTCAGCATTGGCCCCAAGTATCTATGAGCATGAAGATATCAAAAAG GGTATTCTGCTTCAGCTTTTTGGGGGATCAAGAAAGGATTTTACTCACACAGGAAGAGGCAATTTTCGTGCCGAGATCAACATTCTTCTCTGTGGTGATCCTGGTACTAGTAAATCACAGCTGCTCCAGTATGTGTATAACCTGGTTCCTCGAGGCCAGTATACATCTGGCAAAGGCTCAAGTGCAGTTGGTCTTACTGCGTATGTGATGAAGGATCCAGAAACACGGCAACTGGTTCTTCAGACAGGTGCTTTAGTACTTAGTGACAATGGCATTTGCTGCATTGATGAGTTTgataaaatgaatgaaagcaCAAGATCAGTACTACATGAAGTAATGGAACAACAGACTCTCTCCATTGCAAAG GCTGGAATTATTTGCCAACTGAACGCTCGTACATCTATCCTAGCAGCAGCTAACCCTATAGAATCACAGTGGAATCCGAAAAAGACTACTATTGAAAACATTCAACTTCCTCACACGCTGTTGTCGAG GTTTGACTTGATCTTTTTAATGTTGGACCCACGTGATGAAGCTTATGACAGACGCCTTGCTCGCCATTTAGTTTCACTGTACTACCAAAGTGAAGAAAAGATGGAGGAGGAATACATGGATATGGCAGTATTAAGGGATTACATTGCATATGCCCGTAGCTATGTAAATCCCAGGTTAAGCGAAGAAGCAAGCCAAGCCCTTATTGAG GCATATGTGGACATGAGGAAGATCGGTAGTGGCAGGGGAATGGTTTCTGCCTATCCTCGACAACTTGAGTCTCTGATCCGACTGGCAGAAGCGCATGCTAAAGTTCGCTTTTCTGAGAAAGTTGAAACAATTGATGTAGAAGAAGCAAAACGCCTCCATCGGGAAGCACTGAAACAATCTGCTACTGATCCAAGGACCGGAATTGTGGACATATCCATTCTCACTACAG GAATGAGTGCAACAGCTCGTAAGCGGAAAGAGGAGTTGGCTCAAGCCTTAAGGAAGCTTATCCAGTCAAAGGGTAAAACACCAGCTTTGAAGTACCAACAGCTTTTTGATGATCTCCGAGCACAGTCTGATACA gCTGTTACAAAGGAAATGTTTGAAGAAGCGCTTCGTGCTTTGGCTGATGATGACTTCTTGACAGTGACTGGAAAGACTGTTAGATTGCTGTAA
- the MCM4 gene encoding DNA replication licensing factor MCM4 isoform X2, producing the protein MSSPASTPSRRRGKRGRGSNPPTRKSQDARSPPSQKRRTDDSTSTGDLQPMPTSPPADVQSPSAPDALFSSPPQFRHSAIPLDFDISSPLTYGTPSSRVEGTPRSGVRGTPVRQRPDLGSVRKARQVDLHSDGPAEDVVATEQSLGQKLVIWGTDVNVASCKEKFQRFLQRFIDPLAKEDEDIGLDLNEPRYMQRLEEINMVGEPFLNVNCDHLRSFDENLYRQLICYPQEVIPTFDMAANEIFFDRYPDSILEHQIQVRPYNALKTRNMRSLNPEDIDQLITISGMVIRSSQLIPEMQEAFFKCQVCAFTTRVEIDRGRIAEPSVCKNCNTTHSMALIHNRSMFSDKQMIKLQESPEDMPAGQTPHTVALFAHNDLVDKVQPGDRVNVTGIYRAVPIRVNPRVSNVKSVYKTHIDVIHYRKTDAKRLHGVDEETEQKMFTEERVEILKELSKKTDIYERLSSALAPSIYEHEDIKKGILLQLFGGSRKDFTHTGRGNFRAEINILLCGDPGTSKSQLLQYVYNLVPRGQYTSGKGSSAVGLTAYVMKDPETRQLVLQTGALVLSDNGICCIDEFDKMNESTRSVLHEVMEQQTLSIAKAGIICQLNARTSILAAANPIESQWNPKKTTIENIQLPHTLLSRFDLIFLMLDPRDEAYDRRLARHLVSLYYQSEEKMEEEYMDMAVLRDYIAYARSYVNPRLSEEASQALIEAYVDMRKIGSGRGMVSAYPRQLESLIRLAEAHAKVRFSEKVETIDVEEAKRLHREALKQSATDPRTGIVDISILTTGMSATARKRKEELAQALRKLIQSKGKTPALKYQQLFDDLRAQSDTAVTKEMFEEALRALADDDFLTVTGKTVRLL; encoded by the exons ATGTCGTCGCCCGCCTCCACCcccagccgccgccgcggcaAGCGCGGCCGGGGCAGCAATCCCCCGACTCGTAAGT CGCAAGATGCTCGATCTCCTCCGTCGCAGAAGCGTAGGACAGACGACTCCACCTCCACCGGAGACCTGCAGCCCATGCCCACCTCCCCGCCCGCCGACGTGCAGAGCCCCAGCGCCCCCGATGCCCTCTTCTCCAGCCCCCCGCAGTTCCGCCACTCCG ctattCCTCTTGACTTCGATATCAGTTCACCTCTGACTTACGGCACACCCAGCTCCAGGGTAGAGGGCACTCCACGAAGTGGTGTACGAGGAACGCCGGTTAGGCAGAGGCCGGATCTCGGGTCTGTCCGTAAAGCCAGACAGGTTGATTTACACTCAGATGGG CCGGCTGAGGATGTAGTAGCAACTGAGCAATCTCTTGGACAAAAGCTTGTTATTTGGGGAACAGATGTTAATGTAGcctcatgcaaagaaaaattccaG AGATTTCTTCAGCGTTTCATTGATCCGCTGGCTAAAGAGGATGAAGACATTGGCTTGGATCTTAATGAGCCACGCTATATGCAACGACTTGAAGAG ATTAATATGGTTGGGGAACCGTTCCTGAATGTAAATTGTGACCATCTAAGATCATTTGATGAAAACCTTTACAGGCAACTGATCTGCTATCCTCAG GAAGTTATCCCAACATTTGACATGGCTGCCAATGAGATCTTTTTTGATCGTTACCCTGATTCAATATTAGAACATCAAATTCAAGTTAGGCCATATAACGCACTGAAGACTAGGAATATGAGAAGTCTAAACCCTGAAG ATATTGATCAACTTATCACCATCAGTGGTATGGTCATCCGAAGCTCCCAGTTAATCCCCGAGATGCAAGAAGCATTCTTTAAATGCCAGGTTTGCGCTTTCACCACCAGAGTAGAAATCGATCGTGGCAGGATTGCTGAACCATCAGTATGCAAGAACTGTAACACAACGCACAGTATGGCACTGATTCACAATCGATCCATGTTCTCTGACAAGCAGATG ATCAAACTGCAGGAGTCTCCTGAAGATATGCCAGCTGGACAGACCCCGCATACAGTTGCGCTGTTTGCTCACAATGACCTTGTTGATAAAGTTCAACCAGGTGATAGAGTTAATGTCACAG gTATCTACAGGGCAGTCCCAATTCGAGTTAATCCAAGGGTCAGCAACGTAAAATCTGTCTATAAGACCCACATTGATGTCATACACTATCGCAAGACAGATGCAAAACGCCTGCATGGCGTTGATGAGGAAACGgaacaaaaaatgtttacagaGGAACGTGTGGAAATTCTAAAAGAGCTTTCTAAAAAAACTGACATATATGAGAGACTTTCTTCAGCATTGGCCCCAAGTATCTATGAGCATGAAGATATCAAAAAG GGTATTCTGCTTCAGCTTTTTGGGGGATCAAGAAAGGATTTTACTCACACAGGAAGAGGCAATTTTCGTGCCGAGATCAACATTCTTCTCTGTGGTGATCCTGGTACTAGTAAATCACAGCTGCTCCAGTATGTGTATAACCTGGTTCCTCGAGGCCAGTATACATCTGGCAAAGGCTCAAGTGCAGTTGGTCTTACTGCGTATGTGATGAAGGATCCAGAAACACGGCAACTGGTTCTTCAGACAGGTGCTTTAGTACTTAGTGACAATGGCATTTGCTGCATTGATGAGTTTgataaaatgaatgaaagcaCAAGATCAGTACTACATGAAGTAATGGAACAACAGACTCTCTCCATTGCAAAG GCTGGAATTATTTGCCAACTGAACGCTCGTACATCTATCCTAGCAGCAGCTAACCCTATAGAATCACAGTGGAATCCGAAAAAGACTACTATTGAAAACATTCAACTTCCTCACACGCTGTTGTCGAG GTTTGACTTGATCTTTTTAATGTTGGACCCACGTGATGAAGCTTATGACAGACGCCTTGCTCGCCATTTAGTTTCACTGTACTACCAAAGTGAAGAAAAGATGGAGGAGGAATACATGGATATGGCAGTATTAAGGGATTACATTGCATATGCCCGTAGCTATGTAAATCCCAGGTTAAGCGAAGAAGCAAGCCAAGCCCTTATTGAG GCATATGTGGACATGAGGAAGATCGGTAGTGGCAGGGGAATGGTTTCTGCCTATCCTCGACAACTTGAGTCTCTGATCCGACTGGCAGAAGCGCATGCTAAAGTTCGCTTTTCTGAGAAAGTTGAAACAATTGATGTAGAAGAAGCAAAACGCCTCCATCGGGAAGCACTGAAACAATCTGCTACTGATCCAAGGACCGGAATTGTGGACATATCCATTCTCACTACAG GAATGAGTGCAACAGCTCGTAAGCGGAAAGAGGAGTTGGCTCAAGCCTTAAGGAAGCTTATCCAGTCAAAGGGTAAAACACCAGCTTTGAAGTACCAACAGCTTTTTGATGATCTCCGAGCACAGTCTGATACA gCTGTTACAAAGGAAATGTTTGAAGAAGCGCTTCGTGCTTTGGCTGATGATGACTTCTTGACAGTGACTGGAAAGACTGTTAGATTGCTGTAA